In Silene latifolia isolate original U9 population chromosome X, ASM4854445v1, whole genome shotgun sequence, the following proteins share a genomic window:
- the LOC141621281 gene encoding putative N-acetyltransferase HLS1 isoform X1 gives MGKMKLVLREFEKERDNEEVEQVEKMCEVGPTSKLSLFTNLLGDPLCRIRHSPAFLMLVAELVEEEEEGGEQKRAIVGMIRGCIKTVTCGKKYPRQSKLLHPGNSLQPLPVYTKLAYILGLRISPYHRRMGIGLKLVNKMEDWFKQNGAEYSYLATESDNQASVKLFNQKCGYSKFRTPSILVQPVFAHRVKVSNRVIIIKLNPNEAETIYRHKFSTVEFFPRDIDMILSNKLTLGTFIAMPRDTHAPSIWLGAEKFLADPPESWGILSVWNCSDVWRLEVRGASRVGKGLAKTTRLIDRAFPFLKIPSFPEVFRPFGLHFMYGLGGEGPKAAKMVKSLCGVAHNLARDHGCSVVATEVASQEPLKPSVPHWKKLSCDEDLWLIKRLGDGYSDGSMGDWTKSQPGRSIFVDPREF, from the exons ATGGGAAAGATGAAGTTAGTGTTAAGAGAATTTGAAAAAGAAAGAGACAATGAAGAAGTTGAACAAGTAGAAAAAATGTGTGAAGTGGGTCCCACTTCCAAACTCTCCCTCTTTACTAATCTCTTAGGTGATCCTCTTTGTCGCATTCGCCATTCCCCTGCTTTTCTCATGCTG GTAGCCGAGCtagttgaggaagaagaagaaggtgGTGAACAAAAGAGAGCAATAGTAGGAATGATTAGAGGTTGCATTAAAACCGTTACATGCGGTAAAAAGTATCCTAGACAATCCAAGTTACTACATCCTGGTAACTCTTTGCAACCTCTTCCTGTTTACACCAAACTCGCTTACATCTTGGGCCTCCGCATTTCACCTTATCACCG GCGAATGGGGATAGGATTGAAGTTAGTGAACAAAATGGAAGATTGGTTTAAGCAAAACGGAGCCGAATACTCGTACTTAGCTACCGAAAGTGACAACCAAGCATCCGTCAAGTTATTCAATCAAAAATGCGGATACTCCAAATTCCGAACCCCGTCGATATTAGTTCAACCCGTTTTTGCTCACCGGGTGAAGGTCTCGAACCGAGTCATCATTATCAAGCTCAATCCCAACGAGGCCGAAACTATCTACCGTCACAAGTTCTCGACCGTCGAGTTTTTCCCACGAGACATCGACATGATCCTAAGCAATAAACTTACGCTTGGCACGTTCATTGCCATGCCACGTGATACACACGCGCCAAGTATTTGGCTTGGGGCAGAGAAGTTCCTCGCTGACCCACCCGAGTCGTGGGGTATTCTAAGCGTATGGAACTGCAGTGATGTGTGGCGGTTGGAGGTACGCGGAGCGTCGCGTGTGGGTAAAGGTTTGGCTAAAACAACCCGTTTAATAGACCGGGCGTTCCCTTTTCTCAAGATACCTTCATTTCCGGAGGTGTTCAGGCCTTTTGGACTCCACTTTATGTATGGGCTTGGTGGGGAAGGCCCAAAAGCTGCTAAAATGGTTAAATCCTTATGTGGGGTGGCCCATAACTTGGCCCGGGATCACGGGTGCAGTGTCGTTGCAACAGAAGTGGCTAGTCAAGAGCCGCTCAAACCCagtgtcccacattggaaaaaatTATCTTGTGACGAGGACTTATGGCTTATTAAACGGTTAGGGGATGGTTATAGTGACGGGTCAATGGGTGATTGGACGAAGTCGCAACCAGGTCGTTCCATTTTTGTGGATCCAAGAGAATTTTAG
- the LOC141621281 gene encoding putative N-acetyltransferase HLS1 isoform X2: MGIGLKLVNKMEDWFKQNGAEYSYLATESDNQASVKLFNQKCGYSKFRTPSILVQPVFAHRVKVSNRVIIIKLNPNEAETIYRHKFSTVEFFPRDIDMILSNKLTLGTFIAMPRDTHAPSIWLGAEKFLADPPESWGILSVWNCSDVWRLEVRGASRVGKGLAKTTRLIDRAFPFLKIPSFPEVFRPFGLHFMYGLGGEGPKAAKMVKSLCGVAHNLARDHGCSVVATEVASQEPLKPSVPHWKKLSCDEDLWLIKRLGDGYSDGSMGDWTKSQPGRSIFVDPREF; encoded by the coding sequence ATGGGGATAGGATTGAAGTTAGTGAACAAAATGGAAGATTGGTTTAAGCAAAACGGAGCCGAATACTCGTACTTAGCTACCGAAAGTGACAACCAAGCATCCGTCAAGTTATTCAATCAAAAATGCGGATACTCCAAATTCCGAACCCCGTCGATATTAGTTCAACCCGTTTTTGCTCACCGGGTGAAGGTCTCGAACCGAGTCATCATTATCAAGCTCAATCCCAACGAGGCCGAAACTATCTACCGTCACAAGTTCTCGACCGTCGAGTTTTTCCCACGAGACATCGACATGATCCTAAGCAATAAACTTACGCTTGGCACGTTCATTGCCATGCCACGTGATACACACGCGCCAAGTATTTGGCTTGGGGCAGAGAAGTTCCTCGCTGACCCACCCGAGTCGTGGGGTATTCTAAGCGTATGGAACTGCAGTGATGTGTGGCGGTTGGAGGTACGCGGAGCGTCGCGTGTGGGTAAAGGTTTGGCTAAAACAACCCGTTTAATAGACCGGGCGTTCCCTTTTCTCAAGATACCTTCATTTCCGGAGGTGTTCAGGCCTTTTGGACTCCACTTTATGTATGGGCTTGGTGGGGAAGGCCCAAAAGCTGCTAAAATGGTTAAATCCTTATGTGGGGTGGCCCATAACTTGGCCCGGGATCACGGGTGCAGTGTCGTTGCAACAGAAGTGGCTAGTCAAGAGCCGCTCAAACCCagtgtcccacattggaaaaaatTATCTTGTGACGAGGACTTATGGCTTATTAAACGGTTAGGGGATGGTTATAGTGACGGGTCAATGGGTGATTGGACGAAGTCGCAACCAGGTCGTTCCATTTTTGTGGATCCAAGAGAATTTTAG